Proteins from a genomic interval of Medicago truncatula cultivar Jemalong A17 chromosome 3, MtrunA17r5.0-ANR, whole genome shotgun sequence:
- the LOC11430873 gene encoding uncharacterized protein: protein MGNCLKNQSSTKYATDDDDWYFQASEGDCTSKSNGAPTKMTTEVKIKITKKQLEELLSKVDMRELRVEQVLAQLMNHSNGYQSLQRSWRPALQSIPEVD from the coding sequence ATGGGAAACTGCTTGAAGAATCAATCATCAACCAAATATGCGACCGACGACGATGACTGGTATTTCCAGGCATCCGAAGGCGATTGCACGTCCAAAAGCAACGGTGCTCCCACCAAAATGACAACCGAGGTGAAgatcaaaattacaaagaagCAGTTAGAAGAGCTGTTAAGCAAAGTGGACATGAGGGAGTTGAGGGTAGAGCAAGTTTTAGCCCAATTGATGAACCATAGCAATGGCTATCAATCACTTCAAAGATCTTGGAGACCTGCACTTCAAAGTATCCCTGAAGTGGATTAA